The window GGGCGTCGGCGGGCTTGCGGACCTGGGTGTCGAGCTGGCGGTCGGTCAGGGCGGCCTGGCGTTCGGCGACCTTCTCCTGTTCGGCCAGGATCTGCTGCTGGCGGTCGGCCTCGGCGAGCGGGCCGGCGGCGTTGGCCTGGGCGGCGGCCGCGTCGGTCTCGGCCTTGATCTCCGCCTGGCGCAGGTACAGGGTCCGCTCGGCGACGGCGATCTCCTCCTCGGCCTTCAGCCGGGCCTGCTCGGCGGCCCGGCGGGAGATGGCCTCGGCGATGTCCGCCTCCTGCTTGGCGCGGGCGGCCTCGGGACGGCCGAGGTCTTCGAGGTAGGAGCCCTCGGTGGTGATGTCCTGGATCTGGAAGGCGTCCAGGACCAGGCCCTGCCCGGACAGGCTGGCCTCGGCCTCCTCGGCGACCTGGCCGGCGAACGCGGCGCGGTCGCGGATGATGTCCTCCACCGACATCCGGCCGACGATGGCGCGAAGGGCCCCGGACAGCACTTCCTGGGTGAAGCCGACGATCCCGTCCTGCTGCTGCAGGAAGCGCTGCGCGGCGGCGCGGATGGCATCCTCGGTGCCGCCGACCTTGACGATCGCGACACCCTCCAGGTTGGCCTTGATGCCGCGCAGGGTGACCGCGCCGCGGACGGCGACCGGGATGTGCCGGCTGGACAGGTCGAGGCTGTAGCGCTGCTGGACGAACGGGACGACGAACACGCCTCCGCCGACCACGACCTTCTGGCCGCTGTTGTCGGTCGATATGCGTCCGGTCTCCGGGTCGGTGGAGCTCTTCCCGCGCCGGCCGGTGATGATGAACGCCTCGCTGGGCCCCGCGACCTTGTAGCGGGTCACGACGACCAGGGCGAGCAGGACGAGGAGTACGACGACTCCCACGACCGCGATGACGACTGGGCTCATGATCAATCCCCCCTGCCTCCCTCTGGGGGCAGATCGGTGATGGAACGGACGGGTGGGTGCGGCGGCCGTCAGTGTTCGACGGCCCGCACGCTGACCGAGGTGGACGAGGGCGCAGCCGTGACCCACACCTCGGCGCCGCGCGCCAGCGGGCCGTCGGCGGTCGCCGCGTACTTGACCGGCTGCCCGGCCAGGCGCAGGAGCACCTCGCCGTAGCCGCCCGACGGAATGGCGGTCACCACCGTCCCGGCCGATCCCACCAGATCGTCCTGGCGCGGCGCGGCTCCGCTGTGGTCCCGCAGGAGTGCCCGGCTCAGCCGCCACGTGAGCCAGCCGGCGCCCGCTCCCGCGAGGGCTCCGGCGGCGGTGGCCGCGCCCGGCCCCACTCCCGTGGTCCCGAGCACGATCGCCCCCGTGAAGCCGAGCATCGAGACGAAGCCGGCGACGACCGGGAGCGACAGCCAGCCGTCGAACAGCCCGTTCAGGGCGCCGCCGAAGACGCCCTCCAGGATTCCGTCGAACACCAGCGAGGCGGCGAGCAGCGCGATTCCCGCCATGCCGAGACCGAGAAACAAGCCCACGAGCACCTCCCCCCTCCGCCGGCGTTTCCGCCGGATGCGGGGATCGTGCCACCGGGACACCGCTGTGCGCATTGCCCGTGCCCGGCAATCTTTACGCCCCTTTAACGCACACCCGGAAGGGACGGACGCCCTGGCTCAGGCCGCGGTTCCACCCGGGCCCGGCTCAGCTCCCGGTTCCACCCGGCCAGTCCAGCAGCCGGGCCCCGATCACGGCGGTCTGCAGGGTGTAGCGGTGCCGGGGGTCGGCCGGGTCGGCTCCGGTCAGGCCGTGGATGCGCTCCAGCCGGTACGTCAGCGCCCGCACGCTCAGCGACATCCTGCGCGCGGCCTCGGTCGCCACGCAGCCGCTGTCGAAGTACGCGGACAGGGTGTCGATGAGGGGCCGAGCGCCGCCGCGGGCCGCCCGCAACGGGCCGAGGACGCTCTCCACCAGGTCGGCCATGGCCTGCCGGTCCCGCGTCAGGACCGGGTAGACGAGCAGGTCGGCCGCGTGCAGCACCGGCTCCTCCAGGCCCATCCGGTCGGCGAGTTCGAGGGCGCCCAGGGCTTCCTCGTACGAGTGGACGACCCCGCCGGGCCCCTGGTGGGAACGGCCGATGGCGACCCGGCCGCCGTCGGTGGCGGCGTACGCCTGCCGGGCGAAGTAGTCCAGGACGTCGGGCTGTTCCCCCGGGGCGACGCAGACCAGCCGGCCGTCCTTCGTGGTCAGCAGGATCTGCCGGTTGCCGAACCGGGCCAGCACGGTCTCCTCGATCCCGCGGGCCACCGGGTAGCCGTCGCCGTACGGCTCCCGGCCCTGGGCCACCGCGACCGCGTGGGCCTGCGACAGCCGCAGCCCGAACCGGACGGCGCGCTCCGCGAGGCGGCCCAGGTCGCTGCGCCCGTACAGCAGGTCGTCGATGAACTCGCGGCGCGCGGCCTCCTCTTGGCGGACGGCCTGGTGCTGCGAGCGCTCGTACCCCTCGGCGAAGGCGTCCACCGCCTGTTCCAGCGCCGCCAGCAGCGGTCCCGCCGCCCCGGCCGGCAACCGCGGATGCACCTCCCGCGCCCCGGCCAGGTGGGCCCGGACGAGCCCGCGCAGCGCGAGTCCCGCCTCCGCCGCCCGCATGCCCTGCGCCCTGCGCGCATCCAGCTCGGCGCGCGTGAGCCGGCGTCCTGTGGCGCAGACGTCGAGCAGGATGTCCGCGTACCCCGCCAGATGATCCGCCTGAGCCGTCCCCTCGGCCATGGTTCCCCCCGATCCTGACGCCTCCATGACAGGTTCTTGACGTCGGTGACCAGGGTGACACGTGCCGTGCCGTGCCGCGCTCGCGTGCGGCCGCGCCCTACCGGGCCGGGCCGCCGCGCCGACTGTCAGTAGGGCCGCGGTGACATGATGTGCGGCTCGATGGCCGGCGCCTCGAAGATGCAGCGGGGCACGCCCGGGCCGGGTGTCGCGCGGACGGACACCTGCGTCGGGGGATCCGTCGGCAGCTCGACGCGGACGGTCACGGGGTGATCGTGGTGCGTCGTGGCGTAGCCCGTCTCCTTGCCGTCGACGAGCACCTCCACGACGGCCTCGCGCCCGGTCTGGACCGTGGCGCTGACCGAGTGCCCCGCGTGGTCGATGTGGAAGTGATGGCGCCGTCTCATGAGCTCGCCTCCCGCCGTGACCCCCCACGACCAGGGTAGCCACGAGAGCGCCGGAGGGCCCGGTGGTGCCCGGTGACCACGCCCCCGTGCAGGAGGGCGCGCGACCGGCGCCGCGCCGCGGAGAGTCGGGCCGGGCCGGGGTAGGCCGGGACAGGGCACGGGCTCGGGCGCGGTGGTGACGCCGTGCGGGAGGAGCCCGCCGGGCTCGGGTCGCCATCACCCGCCGGCCCGTACGGGCCGGCGGCGTACGACTCCTCAGCTGCGGAAACGTTTCTGACGGGCACGCAGCCCGCCTCTAGCCGCCGTCCCCGTGGCGTACGGCGAGTTCGGCGAGCTCGGCTTGGGCCAGGGTGAGGAAGGCCGTCGCGGGCCGGGCTTCCACGGCGCGTTCGGCGGCCACGGTGTCGAGGTGGTCGAGGACCTCGCCCAGGGTGGCGAAGGGCCCGACCGGGCGGAGCAGCCAGAGGCGGCCGCGGGGGCGGGGCGGGAGACCGAGGCCTGCGAGGGCCGCGTCGGCCTCCCGGTCGAGGTCGCGAAGGTCGGGCTCGGGGAGCGGGGCGCATTCCACGCCGGTGATGTGGCCGTGGCCGTCGAGCGCGGTGTCCACCGCCCAGTGGGTGGAGCGGTCGGGGATCCAGGTCCGGGCCGCCGGGGGCCAGACGTACGGCAGGAACACCCAGCGCAGGTCTTCGGGGGCCGGCTCCCAGCCGAGCGCCTCCAGCTCCCGGATCTCGGGCAGCCGGTCCGCCTCCAGTTCGCTGCGGCCGGTGCGGCGCAGTGCGAGCGGGTGCGGTGTTCCGTCCTCGTCCCACGACATGCGGGCACGCTATCCGACGCGCCAGCGGATGTGGGTGAGCTCCGGGGTGGCGTCCCGCATCCGCGCGGCGGCGTGCGGCACCGGGCCCGCTCCGGGGTGGCGACCCGCATCCGCTCCGGGGGCGCGACCCGCATCCGCTGCGGGGTCGCGACCCACATCCGCTGCGGGATGGCGGCCCGCATCCGCTCCAGGGGGTCGGCCGGGGCCCGGGCCGACCCCTACATCCGCTACATCCGCTCCAGGGGGTTCGCCGCGATGCGGACGGCCGCGCCGCCCGCCACGTACGCGGCCGCCGCGCAGTCGGGCTTGCGGGCCGCCTGGTCCTCGACCAGCGCGAGGAAGTCGCCGCCGAAGGTGCCGCGCGGGTACGCGGCGAGGAGGCCGGCCGTGAAGGACGGGTCGAACGCGGCCACGCGCAGGCCCGAGACGTCGGCGCTCGTGCCGACCTGCAGGAGGTGGCTCTCCACGTCCTCGGCCGCCGTCACGTCGTCCCGCATGTGCAGCACGATCACCTCCGCGGCGCGGGCCCGCCGGGCCGCCGGCCAGCCCAGTCCGGCCGTCAGCACGCGCGCGACGTGCCCGCCCGCCTCCTCGAAGGGCAGGGTGTGGCTGTCGAACGGCACGGTCAGGCCCAGGTCGTGCAGCAGGGCCGACACGTAGAAGAGTTCCGCGTCGAACTCCAGGCCGTGGTCGGCCGCGTACCGCGCCCCGAAGGCATAGGAGCGGACGGAGTGGTTCAGCAGCGCCGTGTCCGCGTACTCCGACGCGATCTCCAGAGCGGCCCGGGCCGAGTCGGTGTCGGGGATGTCGGGGATGTCGGGGGTGTCGGGGGTCTTGAGCGTCCGCGTCATGGGGCGTCAGCGTAGGCGGCGGCTGAAGTCCACGTCCGACGGGGGCTCCCCGGGCCAGGACAGCCGGGTCGGGGCGGGCGGGGTCTCGGCGAGGACCGAGCCGCGCGAGACGACGTACCGGGGCCGGACCTGGCGGCGGATCGCCTCCTCGGGCGACGGGGCCGGCAGGAGGGCGAAGGAGGCGGGCGCGCCCGCGGTGATGCCGTACTCCGCCTCGGACAGGCCCAGCACGCGTGCCGCACGGTCCGTCACCATGGAGAAGGCAGTGGGGATCTCCCCGGCCCCGGTCAGCTGGGCGGCGTACAGCCCGACGAGGGCGGTCTGGAGCGGATTGGCGGTGCCCAGCGCGTTCCAGGGATCCATCACGTCGTCGTGGCCGAACGCCACGTTGACCCCGGCCGCCAGCATCTCCTTGACCTGGGTGAGGCCGCGCCGCTTGGGATAGGCGTCGAAGCGGCCCTGGAGGTTGAGGTTGGCGAAGGGGTTGGCGACCAGGTTGATGCCGGAACGGGACAGCAACCGCTGGAGTTTGAAGCTGTACGCGCCGTTGTAGGAGCCCATGGCCGTTGTGTGCGAGGCCGTGGCGCGCTCGCGCAGGCCCGAGCGCAGGGCCAGGGTGGCCAGCACCTCCACGAAGCGGGACTGCTCGTCGTCGATCTCGTCGCAGTGCGCGTCCACCCGCAGGCCGTGCTCCTCGGCCAGCGCGAAGGCCGTCCGCAGCGAGGCCACGCCGTCCTCGCGGGTGTCCTCGAAGTGCGGGATCGCGCCCACGACGTCCGCCCCGCGGGCGACCGCCTCGCGCAGCAGTGCCTCGCCGTCGGGGAAGGAGACGATGCCCTCCTGCGGGAACGCCACGATCTGCAGGGTCATGACGTCCCGGACCCGGTCGCGCACCTCCAGCAGGGCGTCGAGCGCGGTCAGGGCCGGGTCGGTGATGTCGCAGTGGGTGCGCACGTGCAGCACCCCTTGGGCGGCCTGCCAGCGCAGCACCTCGCTTGCCCGCGCGATCACGTCCTCGCGGGTCAGGGTCCGCTTGCGCTCGCTCCAGCAGGCGATGCCCTCCCACAGGGTGCCGGAGGCGTTGGGGCGCGGCTCGCCGGCCGTCAGCGCCGTGTCGAGGTGGATGTGCGGCTCGACGAAGGGGGCGGTGAGCAGGTCGCCGTGGGCCTCGATGAGGATGCCGGTGCCCGGGGGCTCCTTCTGGTCGTCGTACGGGATCACCCGCGCGATGCGGCCGTCCTCCGCGACCTCGATGTCGGACAGGCCGGAGGTGTGGAGCAGCCGGGCGCCCCGGACGATCATCCGCATGGCGCCAGCCTACGGACTCAGCCGCGCTTCGCCTGGGCCTTCTGCTGCATGCCGCGCGTCTTCGCCGCGGACGACAGGCCGTCCCGGGCCGCGGCCTTGGCACGGGCCTCGGCGGCCGTGTTCTTCGCCAGCGCGCGCTGGGAGTCCTGGTGGCTGTGGTGGCCGGTGTGGGCCTTCTTGGCCATGATCTTTCCTCCTCGGGCTACGGGTTCCACTCTGCGCCCGTTCGGAGCAGTCGGCATCCGGGGGACGGCTGCGGCCACAATGGGGCGCATGACCACGCGCATGACCAGCGACAGCGAGATCACCCCCGAGACGCCCGACTGGGAGAAGCGGTTCCGGGCACCGCGCGTCGGGCTCCCCGACTGGGCCGAGGACGCCCCGGACCGTTCCCTCTTCGTCTCCAACGCGACCGGCACGTTCGAGCTCTACGCCTGGGACCGCACCACCGGCGTGCAGCGGCAGGCCACCGACCGCCCCAACGGCACCACCGACGGCACCCTCTCCCCCGACGGGGAGTGGATCTGGTGGTTCTCCGACACGGACGGCGACGAGTTCGGCACCTGGGTGCGCCAGCCCTTCGCGGGCGGCCCCGACAAGCCGGCCACCCCCGGCCTGGAGCCCTCGTACCCGGCCGGGCTGGCCATCGGCCGCGACGGGACCGCCGTCGTCGGGCGCTCCACCGACGAGGACGGCTCGACGGTCCACGTGGTCCGCCCGGACGGCTCCGCGCCCACCGTGATCTACCGGCACCGGGAGTCGGCCGGCGTCGGCGACCTGTCCCGCGACGGGACCCTCGTGGCCGTCGAGCACACCGAGCACGGTGACGCGATGCACTCCGCCCTGCGCGTCCTGACCCTCGACGGGACCACCGTCGCCGAGCTGGACGACTCCCGGGGCGCCACCGAGGAGCTCGGCCTGGAGGTGCTCGGCTTCGCGCCCGTCGCGGGCGACACCCGGCTCCTCGTCGGCCACCAGCGGCGCGGCCGCTGGGAGCCGATGGTGTGGGACGTGGCCACCGGCGCGGAGCAGGACCTCGCGATCGACCTGCCGGGCGACGTCAGCGCCGAGTGGTACCCGGACGGTTCCGCGCTCCTGGTCGCGCACAGCTTCGAGGCGCGCAGCGAGCTGTGGCGCTACGACCTGGACGCGCGGGAGCTCGTACGCGTGGACACGCCGCCGGGGTCGGTGTCGGGGGCCACCGCGCGGCCCGACGGGACGGTGGAGTACCTGTGGTCCTCGGCCGCCGAGCCCTCGACGGTGCGGTCGACGGCGGGCGGGATCGTCCTGGACCCGCCCGGCTTCCGGGCGCCCGGCTCGCTGCCGGTGGAGGACGTGTGGGTCGAGGGCCCGGGCGGCCGGATCCACGCGCTCGCGCAGCGGCCGGCGGGCCGCGGCGACGGCCCCTTCCCGACGATCTTCGAGATCCACGGCGGGCCCACCTGGCACGACAGCGACGCCTTCGCGGCGACCCCGGCGGCCTGGCTGGACCACGGCTTCGCGGTCGTACGGGTCAACTACCGCGGCTCCACGGGCTACGGCCGGGCCTGGACGGACGCCCTCAAGCACCGGGTCGGCCTGATCGAGCTGGAGGACATCGCGGCGGTCCGGGAGTGGGCGGTCTCCACCGGCCTCGCGGACCCGGCGCGCCTGGTCCTGTCGGGCGGCTCCTGGGGCGGGTACCTGGCGCTGCTGGGCCTGGGCACCCAGCCAGACGCCTGGGCCGTGGGCCTGGCCGCCGTCCCGGTAGCGGACTACGTCACGGCCTACCACGACGAGATGGAGGCGCTGAAGGCGCTGGACCGCACCCTCTTCGGCGGGACGCCGGAGGAGGTCCCGGACCGCTTCGAGGCGTCGTCGCCGCTGACGTACGTGGACCGGGTGTCGGCCCCGGTGCACATCGCGGCGGGCGTCAACGACCCGCGCTGCCCGATCCGCCAGATCGACAACTACGTGGACCGGCTCGCGGCGCGCGGAGCGGTCCACGAGGTGTACCGGTACGACGCCGGGCACGGCTCGCTGGTGGTGGAGGAGCGGATCAAGCAGGTCCGCATGGAGCTGGAGTTCGCCCTCAAGCACCTGCCCGCCTGACCCTGCGGGACGGCGACCGGTGCACCCCCCGTACGGTGGTGGGGTGCACCGGTTTCTCCTGACCCCGCGTTGGTGGGGGATCAACGTCTTCGTCGCGCTCGCCGTCCCCTTCTGCCTGTTCATGGGGACCTGGCAGCTCGGCCGCTTCGAGGACCGTGTCGAAAGCCACCGGGAGGCGAACGCCGAGCGGCCCGCCGACCAGGTGGCAGCCCCCCTGGACTCGCTGCTTCCGGTCGACAAGAAGACCTCCGGACGGCTGGCCTCCACGGCCGGTGAGTACGGTGACCAGCTGCTGGTGCCCGAGCGCAGGCTCGACGGCGCGTCCGGCTTCTACGTGCTGACCCTGCTGAAGACCGACTCCGGCAAGTCCGTCCCGGTGGTCCGGGGCTGGCTGCCGGGGGCGGCCGACCCGGCCAGGGCACCGGAGCCGCCGACCGGCCGCGTCGAGGTCACCGGGGCCCTGCAGGCCTCGGAGAACTCCGGCACGAAGGGCGTCCACGCCCAGGGAGGCCTGCCCGCCGGGCAGCTCGGGGTCATCGCGGCGGCCACCCTGGTCAACATCGTCCCGTACGACCTGTACGACGCCTGGCTGACCGTGCAGACCCCCGCGGACGGGATGGTTCCGGTGCCCGCGCAGGCGCCGACCAACACCGGGCTCGACCTGAAGGCCTTCCAGAACCTCGGCTACACCGGCGAGTGGTTCGTCTTCGTCGCCTTCGTCCTCTTCATGTGGTTCCGGCTCTACCGCCGCGAGGTGGAGACCCTCCGCGACGCCGAGGCGGGCCTGCTCGACTCCGCGCCGCAGCCCGCGCCGCAGCCCGCGCCGCAGCCGGTCCCGGCCGACTAGTCCGGCGGACGGGTCGGCCGGACTGGGCGGCCGTATCGGCCGGACTGACGGGCGTATCGGCCGGCTAGTCGGTCGGGATCGCACCCGTCCGGTAGACCGTGCCGCCGCACACCTCGGGGATCGTCGTCTGCGTGGTCGCCGCACCCGCCTGAGGGGTGTGGGACACCGCGACTCCGGCCGGGACCGGGGGCTCGCCCGCCGTCGGGTCGGAGCCGCTCGCCGCACCGCCCGAGGAGTCGGACTGCGGCGGATTCGCACCCGCGTCCGGCTTCGTCGCCGTGCAGGCCTCCCCCGACGGCACCCACGCGAAGCGGACCTCGTACGACGTGTTCGGCGTGAGGACCAGGGACGGCGCCGCCGCCGACGGATCGGGCAGCAGCCCGGTCGCGGCGTCCCCCGGCTTGTGGCCCACCACGGCGACCGAGGAGCCCGCGCCGACCTGGGTCGCCGCCGAGGCCGCGACGGTGTCCTGGCCGGTGACGGCGCAGCCGTGCGCCGAGACGTTGGTGACCCGGAAGCTGCCGTACACCCGGCCGTCGGCCTCGGGGGCCCTGGACCAGCCCACCACCAGCAGCTGGTCCGCACCGCACCCGGGCACCCCGCTCGGCGGGGCCGGCGGCAGCGGGCCCGAGCCCGCCACCGAGCCGGGGCTCGTGCCGAAGGTGCCGGTGCCCGAGGGGCCCGCCGTGACACCGCCGGCCGGGGAACCGCCCGCCGTCGCGTCCGGCTGCCCGGTGGCGCCGCCCACGGCCCGGG of the Streptomyces sp. NBC_01294 genome contains:
- a CDS encoding PucR family transcriptional regulator, yielding MAEGTAQADHLAGYADILLDVCATGRRLTRAELDARRAQGMRAAEAGLALRGLVRAHLAGAREVHPRLPAGAAGPLLAALEQAVDAFAEGYERSQHQAVRQEEAARREFIDDLLYGRSDLGRLAERAVRFGLRLSQAHAVAVAQGREPYGDGYPVARGIEETVLARFGNRQILLTTKDGRLVCVAPGEQPDVLDYFARQAYAATDGGRVAIGRSHQGPGGVVHSYEEALGALELADRMGLEEPVLHAADLLVYPVLTRDRQAMADLVESVLGPLRAARGGARPLIDTLSAYFDSGCVATEAARRMSLSVRALTYRLERIHGLTGADPADPRHRYTLQTAVIGARLLDWPGGTGS
- a CDS encoding S9 family peptidase yields the protein MTTRMTSDSEITPETPDWEKRFRAPRVGLPDWAEDAPDRSLFVSNATGTFELYAWDRTTGVQRQATDRPNGTTDGTLSPDGEWIWWFSDTDGDEFGTWVRQPFAGGPDKPATPGLEPSYPAGLAIGRDGTAVVGRSTDEDGSTVHVVRPDGSAPTVIYRHRESAGVGDLSRDGTLVAVEHTEHGDAMHSALRVLTLDGTTVAELDDSRGATEELGLEVLGFAPVAGDTRLLVGHQRRGRWEPMVWDVATGAEQDLAIDLPGDVSAEWYPDGSALLVAHSFEARSELWRYDLDARELVRVDTPPGSVSGATARPDGTVEYLWSSAAEPSTVRSTAGGIVLDPPGFRAPGSLPVEDVWVEGPGGRIHALAQRPAGRGDGPFPTIFEIHGGPTWHDSDAFAATPAAWLDHGFAVVRVNYRGSTGYGRAWTDALKHRVGLIELEDIAAVREWAVSTGLADPARLVLSGGSWGGYLALLGLGTQPDAWAVGLAAVPVADYVTAYHDEMEALKALDRTLFGGTPEEVPDRFEASSPLTYVDRVSAPVHIAAGVNDPRCPIRQIDNYVDRLAARGAVHEVYRYDAGHGSLVVEERIKQVRMELEFALKHLPA
- a CDS encoding SURF1 family protein, which gives rise to MHRFLLTPRWWGINVFVALAVPFCLFMGTWQLGRFEDRVESHREANAERPADQVAAPLDSLLPVDKKTSGRLASTAGEYGDQLLVPERRLDGASGFYVLTLLKTDSGKSVPVVRGWLPGAADPARAPEPPTGRVEVTGALQASENSGTKGVHAQGGLPAGQLGVIAAATLVNIVPYDLYDAWLTVQTPADGMVPVPAQAPTNTGLDLKAFQNLGYTGEWFVFVAFVLFMWFRLYRREVETLRDAEAGLLDSAPQPAPQPAPQPVPAD
- a CDS encoding flotillin family protein — translated: MSPVVIAVVGVVVLLVLLALVVVTRYKVAGPSEAFIITGRRGKSSTDPETGRISTDNSGQKVVVGGGVFVVPFVQQRYSLDLSSRHIPVAVRGAVTLRGIKANLEGVAIVKVGGTEDAIRAAAQRFLQQQDGIVGFTQEVLSGALRAIVGRMSVEDIIRDRAAFAGQVAEEAEASLSGQGLVLDAFQIQDITTEGSYLEDLGRPEAARAKQEADIAEAISRRAAEQARLKAEEEIAVAERTLYLRQAEIKAETDAAAAQANAAGPLAEADRQQQILAEQEKVAERQAALTDRQLDTQVRKPADARRYEAEQEAEAKRVARVKQAEAERLAAIAAAQAEAERARLIGEGEKQRRSALAEAEAIEGAKRGEAERARRAAIAEAVRLEGDAEAAAIAAKGAAEAEAMQKKADAFESYGDAAVIQMMVEALPLVVAKAAEPLSAIDKMTVISTDGASQLSRTVADNVAQGMELLGSTTGVDLAQLLKGLTTTKPDTAPAPAPAAPNGKIEIAG
- a CDS encoding DUF5956 family protein, which produces MSWDEDGTPHPLALRRTGRSELEADRLPEIRELEALGWEPAPEDLRWVFLPYVWPPAARTWIPDRSTHWAVDTALDGHGHITGVECAPLPEPDLRDLDREADAALAGLGLPPRPRGRLWLLRPVGPFATLGEVLDHLDTVAAERAVEARPATAFLTLAQAELAELAVRHGDGG
- the codA gene encoding cytosine deaminase, which codes for MRMIVRGARLLHTSGLSDIEVAEDGRIARVIPYDDQKEPPGTGILIEAHGDLLTAPFVEPHIHLDTALTAGEPRPNASGTLWEGIACWSERKRTLTREDVIARASEVLRWQAAQGVLHVRTHCDITDPALTALDALLEVRDRVRDVMTLQIVAFPQEGIVSFPDGEALLREAVARGADVVGAIPHFEDTREDGVASLRTAFALAEEHGLRVDAHCDEIDDEQSRFVEVLATLALRSGLRERATASHTTAMGSYNGAYSFKLQRLLSRSGINLVANPFANLNLQGRFDAYPKRRGLTQVKEMLAAGVNVAFGHDDVMDPWNALGTANPLQTALVGLYAAQLTGAGEIPTAFSMVTDRAARVLGLSEAEYGITAGAPASFALLPAPSPEEAIRRQVRPRYVVSRGSVLAETPPAPTRLSWPGEPPSDVDFSRRLR
- a CDS encoding HD domain-containing protein; the encoded protein is MTRTLKTPDTPDIPDIPDTDSARAALEIASEYADTALLNHSVRSYAFGARYAADHGLEFDAELFYVSALLHDLGLTVPFDSHTLPFEEAGGHVARVLTAGLGWPAARRARAAEVIVLHMRDDVTAAEDVESHLLQVGTSADVSGLRVAAFDPSFTAGLLAAYPRGTFGGDFLALVEDQAARKPDCAAAAYVAGGAAVRIAANPLERM